From Ramlibacter tataouinensis, the proteins below share one genomic window:
- a CDS encoding ABC transporter ATP-binding protein, producing the protein MTYALELKDLRKSFGKTEIIRGANLAVAQGERVAVIGPNGAGKSTLFNLISGRFEPTSGEVLLNGQRIDGKRPFEINRMGLSRSFQITNIFPKLSVFENLRCGVLWSLGYKYTFLKFLADLDDANERAEQLMERIHLHRKRDVLAVNLTYAEQRALEIGITIAGGANVILLDEPTAGMSKSETRRFIELIKEVTVGKTLLTVEHDMGVVFGLADKIAVVVYGEVIAFDTPEKVRANRKVQEAYLGSHVADAQVGAH; encoded by the coding sequence ATGACGTATGCCCTCGAACTCAAGGACCTGCGCAAGAGCTTCGGCAAGACCGAAATCATCCGGGGTGCCAACCTGGCCGTGGCGCAAGGCGAGCGCGTGGCCGTGATCGGCCCGAACGGCGCCGGCAAGTCCACGCTGTTCAACCTGATCAGCGGACGCTTCGAGCCCACCAGCGGCGAAGTGCTGCTCAACGGCCAGCGCATCGACGGCAAGCGGCCGTTCGAGATCAACCGGATGGGGCTGTCGCGCAGCTTCCAGATCACCAACATCTTCCCCAAGTTGTCGGTGTTCGAGAACCTGCGCTGCGGCGTGCTCTGGAGCCTGGGCTACAAGTACACCTTCCTGAAGTTCCTGGCCGACCTGGATGACGCCAACGAGCGCGCAGAGCAGTTGATGGAGAGGATCCACCTGCACAGGAAGCGCGACGTGCTGGCGGTCAACCTCACCTACGCGGAGCAGCGCGCGCTGGAGATCGGCATCACCATCGCGGGCGGCGCCAACGTGATCCTGCTGGACGAGCCAACGGCCGGCATGAGCAAGAGCGAAACCAGGCGTTTCATCGAGTTGATCAAGGAAGTGACCGTCGGCAAGACGCTGCTGACGGTGGAACACGACATGGGCGTGGTGTTCGGCCTGGCCGACAAGATCGCGGTGGTGGTGTATGGCGAGGTCATCGCCTTCGACACGCCGGAAAAGGTGCGCGCCAACCGCAAGGTGCAGGAAGCCTACCTCGGCTCGCACGTGGCGGACGCGCAGGTCGGGGCGCATTAG
- a CDS encoding branched-chain amino acid ABC transporter permease, with protein sequence MTHYEFKPYNVGRWVVWSLFALILLVAPLVFKSGLSQTMLSQMGIAIIVCLSYNMLLGQGGMLSFGHAVYSGMGSFLAIHTLNLLSKGTLPIPVSLIPIVGGVSASLIAVVFGYVSTKKAGTTFAMITLGIGELIWASSLMFPEFFGGEGGVSGNRVAGPKPLSITFGPQIQLYYLIAVYTFVCTALMFAFTRTPLGRMLNAVRDNPERVEFVGYDTQKVRYLAFIISAFFAGIAGGLGALNFEIVTSEVVSGPRSGAYLLFTFLGGATFFFGPIIGGILMVLAFVLLSELTKAWLLYLGLVFLFMVMYAPGGFASLIMMNLRVAAFGRLRELYVGYLGLAVTAFLVLLGAAGMIEMVYHLKLNAALGPELTFLGVKLNAYSANSWFGCAFIMLTGLGLFELARRHFAHQWGEIQEFIEKEVKRREALA encoded by the coding sequence ATGACGCACTACGAATTCAAGCCCTACAACGTCGGCCGCTGGGTGGTCTGGAGCCTGTTCGCGCTGATCCTGCTGGTGGCGCCGCTGGTTTTCAAGAGCGGCCTGTCGCAGACCATGCTCAGCCAGATGGGCATCGCGATCATCGTCTGCCTGTCCTACAACATGCTGCTGGGGCAGGGCGGGATGCTCAGCTTCGGCCATGCCGTCTACAGCGGCATGGGATCCTTTCTGGCGATCCACACGCTCAACCTGCTGTCCAAGGGCACGCTGCCGATTCCGGTCAGCCTGATCCCGATCGTGGGCGGTGTGTCGGCGTCTCTGATTGCCGTCGTCTTCGGCTACGTCAGTACCAAGAAAGCGGGCACGACCTTCGCCATGATCACCTTGGGTATCGGCGAATTGATCTGGGCTTCGTCGCTGATGTTCCCGGAGTTCTTCGGCGGCGAAGGCGGCGTCTCGGGCAACCGGGTGGCCGGGCCCAAGCCCCTGAGCATCACCTTCGGCCCGCAGATCCAGCTGTACTACCTGATCGCGGTCTACACCTTCGTGTGCACGGCGCTGATGTTCGCGTTCACGCGCACGCCGCTGGGCCGCATGCTCAATGCCGTGCGCGACAACCCCGAGCGGGTGGAGTTCGTCGGCTACGACACCCAGAAGGTGCGCTACCTCGCGTTCATCATCTCCGCCTTCTTCGCCGGCATCGCGGGCGGCCTGGGGGCGCTCAACTTCGAGATCGTCACCTCCGAGGTGGTGAGCGGGCCGCGCTCCGGCGCCTACCTGCTGTTCACCTTCCTGGGCGGCGCCACCTTCTTCTTCGGGCCAATCATCGGCGGCATCCTGATGGTGCTGGCCTTTGTGCTGCTGTCCGAACTGACCAAGGCCTGGCTGCTGTACCTGGGCCTGGTCTTCCTGTTCATGGTGATGTACGCGCCCGGCGGCTTCGCCAGCCTGATCATGATGAACCTGCGTGTGGCGGCGTTCGGGCGGCTGCGCGAGTTGTATGTGGGCTATCTGGGCCTGGCCGTGACCGCGTTCCTCGTGCTGCTGGGCGCGGCCGGCATGATCGAGATGGTCTACCACCTCAAGCTCAATGCGGCGCTCGGGCCGGAGCTCACCTTCCTGGGCGTCAAGCTCAATGCGTACAGCGCGAACAGCTGGTTCGGCTGCGCCTTCATCATGCTGACCGGCCTGGGCCTGTTCGAACTGGCACGCCGCCATTTCGCCCACCAATGGGGCGAGATCCAGGAATTCATCGAAAAAGAAGTGAAACGGCGGGAGGCACTTGCATGA
- a CDS encoding branched-chain amino acid ABC transporter permease, with protein MEFFTVSMLNGISYGLLLFMLSSGLTLIFSMMGVLNFAHASFYMLGAYFAFTTAQLVGYWPALLVAPLLVGVIGAVFEKYALRRVHKFGHVPELLITFGLSFIILEMVQLVWGTSSVDYRVPEALVGPLFTVGGTNFPKYRGFMMLVAMVMLLSIWLLLTRTRIGLVIQAALTHPETVEALGHNVPRVFMLVFGGGCALAGLAGVIGGNFFVTEPGMATLVGSVIFVVVVVGGMGSLVGAFIASLLIGIIQTFAVGVDASLMGAAQTVGLDITPESFGYPLWRLKISQIAPILPYMFLVLMLIFRPKGLLGTREG; from the coding sequence ATGGAGTTCTTTACCGTCTCGATGCTCAACGGCATCAGCTACGGGCTGCTGCTGTTCATGCTCAGCTCGGGCCTCACGCTGATCTTCAGCATGATGGGCGTGCTCAATTTCGCGCACGCCAGCTTCTACATGCTCGGCGCCTACTTCGCCTTCACCACCGCGCAACTGGTGGGCTACTGGCCGGCGCTGCTGGTGGCGCCGCTGCTGGTGGGCGTGATCGGCGCGGTGTTCGAGAAGTACGCGCTGCGCCGGGTGCACAAGTTCGGCCATGTGCCCGAGCTGCTGATCACCTTCGGGCTGTCCTTCATCATCCTCGAGATGGTGCAGCTGGTCTGGGGGACGAGTTCGGTCGACTACCGGGTGCCGGAGGCGCTGGTGGGGCCGCTGTTCACCGTGGGCGGCACCAACTTCCCGAAGTACCGCGGCTTCATGATGCTGGTGGCCATGGTGATGCTGCTGTCGATCTGGCTGCTGCTCACCCGCACCCGCATCGGACTGGTGATCCAGGCGGCGCTCACGCACCCGGAAACCGTGGAGGCGCTGGGCCACAACGTGCCGCGCGTGTTCATGCTGGTGTTCGGCGGCGGCTGTGCGCTGGCGGGCCTGGCCGGGGTGATCGGCGGCAACTTCTTCGTGACCGAACCGGGCATGGCAACACTGGTGGGCTCCGTCATCTTCGTGGTCGTCGTCGTCGGCGGCATGGGATCGCTGGTCGGCGCCTTCATCGCCTCGCTGCTGATCGGCATCATCCAGACCTTCGCCGTCGGCGTGGATGCCTCGCTGATGGGCGCGGCGCAGACGGTCGGCCTGGACATCACGCCCGAGAGCTTCGGCTATCCCCTGTGGCGGCTCAAGATCAGCCAGATCGCGCCCATCCTGCCCTACATGTTCCTGGTGCTGATGCTGATTTTCCGGCCGAAGGGCCTGCTCGGAACGCGGGAGGGCTGA
- a CDS encoding branched-chain amino acid ABC transporter substrate-binding protein, with protein sequence MKFAWKVIALSALAAASGVALAQKGETVKIAFMDPLSGPFANVGQNQLRSWQMVAEKLNAKNPAGVKFEVVGFDNKGTPQESLNTLKAAIDQGFRYVTQGNGSGAAWAILDAVNKYNDRNPGKEIVYLNYAAVDPALTNAPEKDGAPGCSFWHFRLDADTSMKMEALTSFMKDQPNIKKVYLINQNYAHGQQVAKYFKDAMKRKRPDVQIVGEDLHPLGQVKDFAPYVAKIKQAGADTIVTGNWGQDMTLLVKAMIDAGMKTPLYAYYAGVSGTPTALAAGKDLEVYGVAYNHSNFGGEIRQIGDEYKKRFNDDFYTFATYNGINMLAAGMAKAKSTDPVKVARAMEDLEFKSFAGDVKMRGSDHQLQQTMFITKWQKMDAKNNYNVENTGYTFVPIKQLEPYVSSTPTSCQMKRPAAAG encoded by the coding sequence ATGAAATTCGCATGGAAAGTGATTGCCCTGTCGGCCTTGGCCGCGGCATCGGGCGTGGCGCTGGCACAGAAGGGCGAGACCGTGAAGATCGCCTTCATGGACCCGCTGTCCGGACCTTTCGCGAATGTGGGCCAGAACCAGCTGCGCAGCTGGCAGATGGTGGCCGAGAAGCTCAATGCCAAGAACCCCGCCGGCGTCAAGTTCGAGGTGGTCGGCTTCGACAATAAGGGCACGCCGCAGGAGAGCCTGAACACGCTCAAGGCCGCGATCGACCAGGGCTTCCGCTATGTGACCCAGGGCAACGGTTCCGGCGCGGCCTGGGCCATCCTGGATGCCGTCAACAAGTACAACGACCGCAACCCCGGCAAGGAGATCGTGTACCTGAACTACGCCGCGGTCGATCCGGCGCTGACCAACGCGCCCGAGAAGGACGGCGCGCCGGGCTGCAGCTTCTGGCATTTCCGCCTGGATGCGGACACCTCCATGAAGATGGAGGCGCTGACCTCCTTCATGAAGGACCAGCCCAATATCAAGAAGGTCTACCTGATCAACCAGAACTACGCGCACGGCCAGCAGGTAGCCAAGTACTTCAAGGACGCGATGAAGCGCAAGCGTCCGGATGTGCAGATCGTGGGTGAAGACCTCCACCCGCTCGGCCAGGTGAAGGACTTCGCGCCCTACGTCGCCAAGATCAAGCAGGCCGGCGCCGACACCATCGTCACCGGCAACTGGGGCCAGGACATGACCCTGCTGGTCAAGGCCATGATCGACGCCGGCATGAAGACCCCGCTGTACGCCTACTACGCCGGCGTGAGCGGCACGCCCACCGCGCTGGCCGCCGGCAAGGACCTCGAGGTCTATGGCGTGGCCTACAACCACTCCAACTTCGGCGGCGAGATCCGCCAGATCGGCGACGAGTACAAGAAGCGCTTCAACGACGACTTCTATACCTTCGCCACCTACAACGGCATCAACATGCTGGCCGCCGGCATGGCCAAGGCCAAGTCCACCGATCCGGTGAAGGTCGCACGGGCGATGGAAGACCTGGAGTTCAAGAGCTTCGCCGGCGACGTGAAGATGCGCGGCTCCGACCACCAGTTGCAACAGACGATGTTCATCACCAAGTGGCAGAAGATGGACGCCAAGAACAACTACAACGTCGAGAACACCGGCTACACCTTCGTGCCGATCAAGCAGCTGGAACCCTATGTGTCCAGCACGCCGACGTCGTGCCAGATGAAGCGGCCCGCGGCCGCCGGTTAA